TCGCTTCATACTTTGCAGACCGGTTTGCCGCACCGATGCAGTTCGGCCGTTATGCGATCTGGCTGATGCCGCCGCCGGTCAATGAGGCCTATCTTGGTGGCGGCGACTATATTCGCCCGCGCGATTTTTTGAAGTTCGGAGAGCTCTTGCTCGATGGCGGCGCTTGGCACGGAACGCGGATCGTAGCTTCGTCTTGGATCGAAGAGTCGATCCTACCGCGCACCGAGCCGCAAGGAGAGGGAGACCGCTACGGCTACGGTTGGCACCTCACCACCTTAGCGGTAGACGGAAAGAGCTACGACGTCGTAAACGCCGGCGGCAACGGCGGACAATTGATGATCGTCGTTCCCAAGCTCGACCTTGCGATAATGATAACCGCCGGCAACTATAACCAGTATCCCGTCTGGCGAACGTTTCTGCCGCAGATCACGTCGGCGGCAATTCGCAGCTGCACGCCGTAAAATTCATACAACTCACAGCCTCCCTTACGGTGCGCTTCAGTTTGGCGTGAGATTATGCACGGGTCAGCTCCAAAAAAGGAAGTCCCAATGCAGTCTCACCGCAGAGAAATTCGCGACGTTCTGATACTCGCCCAAGGCCTAGTCTACTTCATCTTCATCGGCGCCGGCACCGTCGCAATCGCGGTCGCCGCCCACCTGCACCGCTAGGACTGTGAAGCAGCATATGAGGCTACGAGGCTCGATAACATCCGCTGGGATCGACCTGCACGCGCCGATCCCCCACCATAATCGAACGGAGGCGATGATCCCAAAACGCAAGCACATTGATAACCACCGGGCGCAGCTTCGCGATGAGCTCGCGAGCGCGCTGTGAAACCGCGACGGCGTCCTTTACCCAGCGTGGATGGTCCTGCGGCAGCAGTTCAGTCTCGAGCTCCGCCTCGGCAACGGCCGGCACGGCCTCCGGACGGTTCGTCTCGACGCCGGCCGAAAGTGCGGGCCGGTTCTCGTCGAGCTCAATGCGCCGCAGCAACGGCCTCTCGCTTTAGCTTCGCAATCGCGCTCAAATGGAGTTGCGAGGCTCGCTGAGGTGAGATCGCCAAGCGCCGGCCGACGCAGCGCAGCGACGTACCCTTAAAGTAGTGCAGCAGCACGACGTCGCGCTGCCGCTTCGGCAGCCCCGCGATCAGCGACGCGAGGTGCGAGCGCTCGAGGCGGCGCTCGACGATCTGTGCCGGATCGACGCTCCAATCGCCGCTCAACGACTCCCCAACCGGTAGCGGAGCGTCGAGCGAAAGCGGCTGTCCGCGGTAAACCGCCGCGACCGCGCGGCGATATCCAGGACACTGCCGTTCGGTCTGGGCAGCGCTGGGAATCTCACCGATCGCGGCCGCGAGCGTGTAGCGTTGATTCTCACCCTCACGCACGATGCGGCGCGCCCGTTCCGAGACCGGATCCATTCGGCGAATGCCGTTGAGCATCGCGCCGACGATCAAGCGCCGGGCGTAGTCTTCGAGCTGCGGGCCGCGGAGCGGGTCGAAGGAATCGACCGCGCGCAACAGTCCGAGCGAACCGTCGCCGACGAGATCGTCCATATCGAAGGCTGGAACCAGCCGTTTGAGGCGGCGCGCCAAGCGGCGAACGAGCGGCAGCAGCGCGCCGACTTGCTCGTCACGCGTGCAAGCCGTCACCGGCGACCCTCCAAGCGTGCCGCGACCAGCGCGGCGAAGCCGCTGCGGTCGCAACGCGCGATTTCGTTTGCCATGAGATCGAGCTCGTAGTCGCCCAGCGGGCCGGCACCGGCGCAGAGCGGACGAAGGACCGGTGCGAGCAGCATCGCTTCGAAGATCTCGCCTGCGCGGCGAGCCGCCAGGCTATCCACTCTGCAGGTTGTTGGCGATGCGCAACATCTCATCAGCGGCCTGTACGCCTTTGGCATTTGCCTCGTACGCACGCTGTGCCGTCAAAATCTGCATCATCGCATCGACGACCGTAACGTTCGACTCTTCGAGCATGCCAAAGCGAATTTTCGGCCCATCGGGTGAGCCCGCACCGGCCGTTTCGACCCTGCCGGCTGCGGGCGTCGCCGCGAAGACCGCCCCGTCGATCGCGCGCAGATGATCGGGAGACGGAAACTGTGCGAGCGCAATACGCCCGATCGCGCGCGAGCCCGCGGGAAAGACCGCGCGTACGGTACCGTTCTCGTCGACGCTCGCGGAGAGCGCGCCGGCAGGAATTCGAACGCCGGCCAACCGGTAATCGAGCGCACTGCGCAGCGTGCCGTCGGCCGCGCGCGAGAACTGACCGTCGCGCGTATAGGCTCGCCGCCCATGTGCATCGACGACCTCGAAGAAGCCCGGGCCATCGATGGCGAGATCGAATGGACCGGCCGTGCGCGCGAGTTTGCCTTGCCCAAAAAGCACGTGCGATCCAAGCGCGACCGTGCCTTGCCCTCCGCCGCCGGGCACGACGAGCTCTGCAAAGCTCGCGACCGATCCCTTGAAGCCGATGACCCCGGCATTGGCGAGGTTGTCGGCGATCGTATCGAGATTCCGCTGCTGCGCCGCCATGCCGCTCGCCGCTGCGAAGAGAGCCCGATCCATTTGATGCCTCCTACTTCACGCGCGCCGCTTCGGCGGCTTTGCCGCGCATCGCGTCGATTGCCGCGACGGCTTTTTGCGCGCTCTCGAACGAACGCTCCGCCGCCAGCACGTCGACCATCTCGGAGATCGCGTCGACCGCTGGCCCTTCGAGGAATCCGTTTTGGACGCGGCTGCCCGGCGGCAGGGCAAACTCGCGCGCGTCGATACTCGCTCCCGCGGGAACGCGCAGTGAACCGTGGAGCCCCAGCACCACGCGTCCCCGGAGGTCGCGCAACGTTCCGTCGGATTCGCGGACGAATGCGCCCGCCCGCGTCTCGCTCGTGCGTCCGCCGGCGTCGCGGACTTTGAACGAGCCGTTCCCCACGATCGCGAAATCGAGATCGCGCCCGGTGTGATGCAAAACCCCGCCGCCGCGCGACGTACGTTCGATCGTCACCCCGCGTGCGGTGAGAAAGCTCCGAGCCTCGACGCGGCGAAAAGCGTCGGTCGAGACGTTAGCGAGGTTTTCCGTGGCAATTTCGAGCCGCGTTCGCGCCGCGACCATGGCACTGGCCGCCCAACCGATTCCGTCCATGAGCTCAATGGTAGCCGGTTGGTTTAGCCGCCTCTTTGCCGCCGCATGGACGATAACGCCGAGATCGAAGCGCTCGCCCCGCTGAAATCCCGCTAGGCCGGTATCGTGATGGGGTTCGACGTAGACCGGGTAGCGGCGATGCGCAAAGAGACGCTCGTGCGCTGGCGGTCAATTTGGGGCGCCCGGCATCCGGGGGAGCCGCAAGGTCGCGCAAGGATCAACCCCGGTTTGAGGACCGGCTCTCTTTGTGAACCCTAGAGCCGCGCGATGACCGCGTCGGCGAACGCGCCGGTGCCCAGCGATTCGTCCGAAGATGCGGATAGTTCCGCAGTGCGCAGCCCGTCGGCGTAGACGCGATCGACGGCGCGCTCGATCTGCGCCGCACCGCGCTCGTCGCCGAGGCTGTGGCGCAGCAGCATCGCCGCGGAAAGAATCGCAGCGGTGGGATTGGCGATGCCTTTTCCGGCGATATCGGGCGCCGTGCCGCCGATCGGCTCGTACAGCCCAAACTGCCGCCCCGGCGAACCGCGCGTTCCGAGGCTCGCGCTCGGCAGCGTTCCGATCGAGCCCGTAAGGATGGCCGCTTCGTCCGAGAGGATGTCGCCGAACATATTCTCGGTGACGATAACGTCGAAATCGCCCGGCCAGCGCACCAGCTGCATCGCCGCGTTGTCGACGAGTAGGTGTTCGAGCCGGACGTCCGGATACTGCGCAGCCACCGCCTGCACGACCCGCCGCCAGAGACGCGACGTTTCCAAGATGTTCTGCTTGTCGACGGACGTGACGTGTTTGCGCCGGGAGCGGGCAACGTCGAACGCGACACGCGCAATTCGCTCGACCTCCGGCGCGCGGTAGATCATCGTGTCGACGGCCTCGTCGACGCCGTCGACGGTGCGTTGTTCCTTCGGCCGGCCATAGTAGATGCCGCCGGTAAGCTCGCGGACGACCATCAGATCGAGGCCGCGGACGAGCTCGGGGCGCAGCGACGAGGCATCCTCGAGGCCCGCGAAGACGCGCACCGGACGAAGGTTCGCATACAGTTCGAAGTCCCGGCGCAGCAGAAAGAGCGCGTACTCGGGACGCTCGACAAGCGGCTTGCCTTCGTATTGCGGCAGGCCGACGCTGCCGAAGAGGATCGCTGCGCTGCGCTCGCAGAGCTCGCGCGTCTGCGGCGGGAGCGCCGGCAGGCCGAGCGCGAGTGCCGCGCCGCCGACGGGCGCTTCGGCGAACTCGACGGAGGGGCAGACCCCTTTGAGTACTCGAGCCGCCGCGGCGACGACTTCGGGGCCGATCCCGTCGCCGGCCAGGAGAGCGACGGTGCTAATAGACGGTGATGCGCTTGGTATCGTCGTGTTTGGGCGCCGGTTCGGGCGGAGCACTCTGCGTGTTCGGTGCGCTCTGCGCCTCGCCGTTGCTCGCCAACGATTCCGCCCGTTCGAGCAGCGCGAGATGGGTCATCAACAGGCTGCGCAGCTCGCTCTTCGCCTTTTCGGTCGCTTCGACCGCGCGCTGCTGTTCACGCCGTACTTCGGCGATCGCGTCGCTGTAGCCGGTGATCTCGCGTTGCGTTGTGAGCCTGGCCTGCTCCTTGATGAGGTCGGCTTCCTTGTGCGCCGACGCTTTGACTTCGTCGGCCGTGCGCTGTGCGAGCACGAGGGTATTCTGAAGCGATTCTTCCATCGCCTTGAAGTGGCTCACCCGTTCCTTGAGGTCGGCGATCTCCGCCCCGAGCGCGGCTCGCTGCTGCGCCTCGTCTTCGAACGTCTCGATGACCTCGTCCAAAAACGCGTCGACGTCGGCGCGGTCGTAGCCCTGCAGCGCCTTCTTGAACGACTTGTGCTGTATGTCTACCGGTGTGATTTTTTGCATCGCGCGTCCTACGTTCTACTCGTCATGAAATCGAAGGTACCGTCGGCCATCATCGAATCGCGCAGACCCGCAGCGTTTACCACGACGCCCGCCGGAACGACCAAGTAGATCGACTCGGCGAGCTTCTGAATCTTGCCGTCGATCGTGTAGGCGACGCCCGAAGTAAAATCGACGACGCGCTGCAAGAGCGTCCGATCCGCGTTCTGCAGGTTCACGATGACCACCTGACGGCTGCGCAGCGCGTCGGCGATTTCGACGACATCCTGGTAGCTGCGGGGGGAGAAGACGCTCACCTGCGTGCCGCCGCGCCGGCCGGCATTCGATAACGGAACGACGCGTCCGCTGGGAACTTCCTCTTCATAAAACTCTTCTTCGTCATCGCGAATCGAGAAGAACGAGCCGATCTTACTAAAAACGCTCACGGGTACCTCCCATCACTGCGCGGGCCAAAGAGCGCCTCACCGATGCGCAACATCGTCGAACCCGCTCGCAGAGCCTCGCGCCAATCTCCCGACATGCCGATTGAGAGCGTAGTTCCACCTATACGCTCCAAGGTCTTGGCTGCCAGCTCAAAAGCGGATGAGATCGCGTCCCGGTCCGTCGTCAGCGGGCCGATGGCCATGACGCCCTCGAGACGCAAGCCCGCCTGCCGACGGAGCATTTCGGCGAGTTGCTCGGCCTGGTCCGGCGGGCATCCGAAACGCTCGATCGGCGAGACGTTGAGCTGAAGCAAGACAGGAAGGCTCTTGCCGCACTCGAGGGCGGCCTTCGAGAGCGCGATGCCGGCCTCGCCGCGGTCGACGCTCTGCACGAGATCGAAGGTTTCGGCAATCCCACGGGCCTTATTGGTCTGCAGATGGCCGACAAAGTGCTTGCGCACCGGCGGGAGCGCGACGAACTGGCGTCGCGCCTCCTGCAGATAGCTCTCGCCAATATCGGTCAAGCCGGCCTCGATGGCCGTTGCGATTGACGCAACGCTCTGACGCTTAGCAATCCCGACGAGCGTCACGCTGGCCGGCTCGCGCCGGCACCGCTGTAGTTCCTCGTCGATATCGCGGCGCAACGCACGGTAGCGTTCGAGAACGTCTCGGCTCATCCACGGGCCGGACGCGACGCGACGCGCGCCTCGGTTCTGGGACCGGGACGCGTTGCGCAAAAGACGATGCCGATGATGCCGACGGCGATCATCGGCAGCGCGTAGAGCTGGCCGCCCGTCAGGCCGAGTGCGCTGAAGTCGGTCTGGCGCCACATCTCCGCAATCGTCCGCGTGATCCCATAAAGCGTAAACCAGGTCCAGGCGACCACGCCGTCCTTCGGCTTGAGCCGATAGAGCAGGAGCAGGATCGGCAGCGCCAAGATGTCGAGGATCGCCTCGTAAATCTGCGATGGGTGACGAAAGGCCGGCATGCCGTTGACCAGCGGCGCCGCAGGAAAGACCATGCACCACGGATGGTCCGGCTGGCAAACGTCGCCCCACAGTTCGTCGTTGATGAAGTTCACGAGGCGCACGAGCGTAATGCCGACGGGCAGCATCATGACGACCTCGTCGCCCACGACGGTGTACTTGAGACCCGGATGACGGCGCACGAAGAGCCAGATCGCGATGAGCACGCCGACCAGACCGCCGTGGAAGGCCATCCCGCCGTTCCAGATCGCGATGAAGTTGATCGGATTGGCGACGTACGTCGAGGCGTCGTGCTTGCTGATGATGTCGTTGATCACGAAGAAGGTTCTGCCGCCCACGATCACGCCGACCAGCGCGTAGAAGAGAAAATCCTGAATGTCTTGTTTCGTGAGCCCGAGACGCAGCAGCCCGGCCGGACGGCTCATCCACAGGTAGACGCAGACAAACCCCACCAAGTAGGCGATTCCGTACCAGTGGATACCGAAGCGAGGACCCAGGTGGATCGCGATGGGGTCAATGTTCGGATAGGTGAACCAGTGCTGCATTTCTAACAATCTTCACAGATGACCGCGACGACACATATCACCGCCGGCATCGCCTTCCTTGCGGGCCTCGTTTCCTTCGTTTCGCCGTGCGTCCTCCCGCTGGTACCGGCTTACCTATCCTTGCTTACGGGCGAGAGCCTGGAAGATCTGCAGTCCTCAACGTCGGCAAAGACGAGGATGCACTTGCTCTCGCACGCGCTCGCGTTCGTCGCCGGATTCAGCCTCATCTTCATCGCGTTGGGCTTGAGCGCGAGTGCGATCGGCGGGGTGCTCGATGCGAACCGGGTG
This genomic window from Candidatus Cybelea sp. contains:
- the leuB gene encoding 3-isopropylmalate dehydrogenase; the protein is MLRPNRRPNTTIPSASPSISTVALLAGDGIGPEVVAAAARVLKGVCPSVEFAEAPVGGAALALGLPALPPQTRELCERSAAILFGSVGLPQYEGKPLVERPEYALFLLRRDFELYANLRPVRVFAGLEDASSLRPELVRGLDLMVVRELTGGIYYGRPKEQRTVDGVDEAVDTMIYRAPEVERIARVAFDVARSRRKHVTSVDKQNILETSRLWRRVVQAVAAQYPDVRLEHLLVDNAAMQLVRWPGDFDVIVTENMFGDILSDEAAILTGSIGTLPSASLGTRGSPGRQFGLYEPIGGTAPDIAGKGIANPTAAILSAAMLLRHSLGDERGAAQIERAVDRVYADGLRTAELSASSDESLGTGAFADAVIARL
- a CDS encoding flagellar hook basal-body protein; this translates as MDRALFAAASGMAAQQRNLDTIADNLANAGVIGFKGSVASFAELVVPGGGGQGTVALGSHVLFGQGKLARTAGPFDLAIDGPGFFEVVDAHGRRAYTRDGQFSRAADGTLRSALDYRLAGVRIPAGALSASVDENGTVRAVFPAGSRAIGRIALAQFPSPDHLRAIDGAVFAATPAAGRVETAGAGSPDGPKIRFGMLEESNVTVVDAMMQILTAQRAYEANAKGVQAADEMLRIANNLQSG
- a CDS encoding flagellar basal body rod C-terminal domain-containing protein, whose product is MDGIGWAASAMVAARTRLEIATENLANVSTDAFRRVEARSFLTARGVTIERTSRGGGVLHHTGRDLDFAIVGNGSFKVRDAGGRTSETRAGAFVRESDGTLRDLRGRVVLGLHGSLRVPAGASIDAREFALPPGSRVQNGFLEGPAVDAISEMVDVLAAERSFESAQKAVAAIDAMRGKAAEAARVK
- a CDS encoding YggS family pyridoxal phosphate-dependent enzyme, whose amino-acid sequence is MSRDVLERYRALRRDIDEELQRCRREPASVTLVGIAKRQSVASIATAIEAGLTDIGESYLQEARRQFVALPPVRKHFVGHLQTNKARGIAETFDLVQSVDRGEAGIALSKAALECGKSLPVLLQLNVSPIERFGCPPDQAEQLAEMLRRQAGLRLEGVMAIGPLTTDRDAISSAFELAAKTLERIGGTTLSIGMSGDWREALRAGSTMLRIGEALFGPRSDGRYP
- the lgt gene encoding prolipoprotein diacylglyceryl transferase; protein product: MQHWFTYPNIDPIAIHLGPRFGIHWYGIAYLVGFVCVYLWMSRPAGLLRLGLTKQDIQDFLFYALVGVIVGGRTFFVINDIISKHDASTYVANPINFIAIWNGGMAFHGGLVGVLIAIWLFVRRHPGLKYTVVGDEVVMMLPVGITLVRLVNFINDELWGDVCQPDHPWCMVFPAAPLVNGMPAFRHPSQIYEAILDILALPILLLLYRLKPKDGVVAWTWFTLYGITRTIAEMWRQTDFSALGLTGGQLYALPMIAVGIIGIVFCATRPGPRTEARVASRPARG
- a CDS encoding sigma-70 family RNA polymerase sigma factor; amino-acid sequence: MTACTRDEQVGALLPLVRRLARRLKRLVPAFDMDDLVGDGSLGLLRAVDSFDPLRGPQLEDYARRLIVGAMLNGIRRMDPVSERARRIVREGENQRYTLAAAIGEIPSAAQTERQCPGYRRAVAAVYRGQPLSLDAPLPVGESLSGDWSVDPAQIVERRLERSHLASLIAGLPKRQRDVVLLHYFKGTSLRCVGRRLAISPQRASQLHLSAIAKLKREAVAAAH
- a CDS encoding DivIVA domain-containing protein, with protein sequence MQKITPVDIQHKSFKKALQGYDRADVDAFLDEVIETFEDEAQQRAALGAEIADLKERVSHFKAMEESLQNTLVLAQRTADEVKASAHKEADLIKEQARLTTQREITGYSDAIAEVRREQQRAVEATEKAKSELRSLLMTHLALLERAESLASNGEAQSAPNTQSAPPEPAPKHDDTKRITVY
- the sepF gene encoding cell division protein SepF codes for the protein MSVFSKIGSFFSIRDDEEEFYEEEVPSGRVVPLSNAGRRGGTQVSVFSPRSYQDVVEIADALRSRQVVIVNLQNADRTLLQRVVDFTSGVAYTIDGKIQKLAESIYLVVPAGVVVNAAGLRDSMMADGTFDFMTSRT